The Antedon mediterranea chromosome 7, ecAntMedi1.1, whole genome shotgun sequence genome has a segment encoding these proteins:
- the LOC140055045 gene encoding ubiquitin-conjugating enzyme E2 T-like codes for MQRLGRMKKELKMFETSPPSGITCSMKSDDSSDSLEAQILGAEKTPYDGGIFKLDIELPVRYPFEPPKVRFVTPIYHPNIDSAGRICLDILKMPPNGNWRPSLNLLTLLTSIQLLMSDPNPEDPLMHDISKEFKYNNVQFKKTAVEWTKKHALTTDLLTICNKTQQTSSNSDETNLSKEKNEDIENNKTEKRKKGLTSCDNSAKKIKCNDNI; via the exons ATGCAGCGTCTAGGAAGAATGAAGAaagaattaaaaatgtttgaaacATCTCCACCTTCTGGCATAACATGTTCAATGAAGAGTGATGACAGTAGTGACAGCCTCGAAGCTC AGATACTTGGAGCAGAAAAGACTCCATACGATGGAGGAATATTTAAGTTGGACATTGAGCTACCAGTAAG GTATCCATTTGAGCCACCTAAGGTTCGATTTGTGACTCCTATTTATCATCCTAACATTGATTCAGCTGGAAGAATCTGTCTGGATATACTCAAAATGCCGCCAAAT GGTAATTGGCGACCATCCCTGAACCTTTTAACTTTACTAACATCTATCCAACTGTTGATGTCGGACCCAAATCCAGAAGACCCTCTTATGCATGATATT TCAAAAGAGTTTAAGTACAACAATGTTCAGTTTAAGAAGACAGCAGTAGAATGGACGAAAAAACATGCTTTAACCACG GATTTACTTACAATTTGCAATAAAACACAACAAACAAGTTCAAATTCTGATGAAACAAACTTAAGCAAAGAAAAGAATGAagatatagaaaataacaaaacggaaaaaagaaagaaagggCTGACATCTTGTGATAATAGTGCAAAGAAAATCAAATGTAACGATAACATATAa